The Xiphias gladius isolate SHS-SW01 ecotype Sanya breed wild chromosome 9, ASM1685928v1, whole genome shotgun sequence genome window below encodes:
- the LOC120794471 gene encoding glycylpeptide N-tetradecanoyltransferase 1-like isoform X1, which produces MKKTPKKYSKCITLCAPVVKLTGYPNMCTQEGQRMNMSFSDKKLTEDDGGSLKKSKKKQKKGDAWRPEGPKDPFAMLDSLPEKKQQEIQKALHLFSLGPSLPKTLQQAKRHTYRFWDTQPVPRLDGNITTHGPIAEGEVSVRKEPYSLPQGFSWDTLDLSSPAVLTELCTLLNENYMEEDDNTIRFNFSPEYLQWALQPPNWLAQWHCGVRVDTNKKLVGFIAAVPADVRVYETQTRMVQVKFLCVHKKLRLKRMTPVLIRELTRRVNQQGFHQAVYTAGIVLPTPLSSCRYWHRLLNPQKLMDVNYPGLRQNMNLQRARKFNRLPEVTKTKGLRPMTKKDVAGIHSLLQTNSSKFHLSPVLSLQEVEHWLLPRENVIDTYVVEGDDGTLTDVVSFYGVSSKVLNHAVHTGLRAAQLLCIASTATDLADLMEDILVLAKSKRFDIFSALDVMDNKDFLEKLKFSIGDECLHYYLYNWMCPNMSPDKVGLVFPN; this is translated from the exons tgaaattgaCTGGATATCCGAATATGTGCACGCAGGAAGGTCAGCGCATGAATATGTCTTTTAGTGATAAGAAGCTGACAGAGGATGATGGTGGAAGTctaaaaaagagcaaaaagaagcaaaagaagGGAGATGCCTGGAGACCAGAGGGACCCAAAGACCCATTCGCCATg CTGGACTCTCTGCCAgaaaagaagcagcaggagaTCCAGAAGGCCCTCCACCTCTTCTCCTTGGGCCCAAGCCTGCCCAAGACCCTGCAGCAGGCCAAGAGACATACCTACCGTTTCTGGGACACACAGCCTGTCCCCAGACTGG ATGGCAATATTACAACTCATGGTCCAATAGCAGAGGGTGAAGTCAGTGTCCGTAAGGAGCCCTACTCTCTACCTCAAGGTTTCTCCTGGGATACTCTGGACCTGAGCAGCCCTGCGGTG CTGACAGAGCTATGCACTCTACTAAATGAGAACTACATGGAGGAAGACGACAACACCATCAGATTTAACTTCTCTCCGGAGTATCTGCAATG GGCTTTACAACCTCCTAACTGGCTGGCCCAGTGGCACTGTGGTGTGCGAGTAGACACCAATAAGAAGTTAGTTGGCTTCATTGCTGCTGTTCCTGCAGATGTCCGTGTATATGAGAC GCAGACGCGGATGGTACAGGTCAAATTCCTGTGTGTTCATAAGAAGCTGCGCCTCAAGCGGATGACTCCGGTTCTGATCCGTGAGCTCACCAGACGGGTCAACCAGCAGGGTTTCCACCAGGCTGTCTACACAGCTGGCATAGTGCTGCCCACTCCTCTAAGCTCCTGCAG ataCTGGCACCGCCTTCTGAATCCCCAAAAGCTGATGGATGTCAACTACCCGGGTCTGAGACAGAACATGAACCTGCAGAGAGCTCGCAAATTCAACCGCCTGCCTGAG GTGACAAAGACGAAAGGTTTGCGCCCTATGACCAAAAAAGATGTCGCAGGGATACACTCACTACTccagacaaacagcagcaagTTTCATCTCAGCCCCGTCTTGTCTCTTCAGGAAGTAGAGCACTGGCTGTTGCCACGGGAGAATGTGATCGACACTTATGTGGTGGAG GGTGATGATGGTACACTGACAGATGTGGTGAGCTTCTATGGCGTCTCCTCCAAGGTGCTGAATCACGCAGTCCACACTGGCCTGAGAGCGGCTCAACTCCTATGCATTGCCTCTACTGCCACAGACCTGGCTGACCTCATGGAGGACATCCTGGTCCTTGCTAAATCT AAACGTTTTGACATCTTCTCTGCGCTTGATGTAATGGATAACAAGGATTTCTTGGAGAAGCTAAAGTTCAGCATCGGTGACGAGTGCCTCCATTACTACCTGTACAACTGGATGTGTCCTAATATGAGCCCAGACAAG GTGGGCTTAGTGTTTCCCAACTAA
- the LOC120794471 gene encoding glycylpeptide N-tetradecanoyltransferase 1-like isoform X2, whose protein sequence is MTDSNSDKKLTEDDGGSLKKSKKKQKKGDAWRPEGPKDPFAMLDSLPEKKQQEIQKALHLFSLGPSLPKTLQQAKRHTYRFWDTQPVPRLDGNITTHGPIAEGEVSVRKEPYSLPQGFSWDTLDLSSPAVLTELCTLLNENYMEEDDNTIRFNFSPEYLQWALQPPNWLAQWHCGVRVDTNKKLVGFIAAVPADVRVYETQTRMVQVKFLCVHKKLRLKRMTPVLIRELTRRVNQQGFHQAVYTAGIVLPTPLSSCRYWHRLLNPQKLMDVNYPGLRQNMNLQRARKFNRLPEVTKTKGLRPMTKKDVAGIHSLLQTNSSKFHLSPVLSLQEVEHWLLPRENVIDTYVVEGDDGTLTDVVSFYGVSSKVLNHAVHTGLRAAQLLCIASTATDLADLMEDILVLAKSKRFDIFSALDVMDNKDFLEKLKFSIGDECLHYYLYNWMCPNMSPDKVGLVFPN, encoded by the exons ATGACTGATTCTAACTC TGATAAGAAGCTGACAGAGGATGATGGTGGAAGTctaaaaaagagcaaaaagaagcaaaagaagGGAGATGCCTGGAGACCAGAGGGACCCAAAGACCCATTCGCCATg CTGGACTCTCTGCCAgaaaagaagcagcaggagaTCCAGAAGGCCCTCCACCTCTTCTCCTTGGGCCCAAGCCTGCCCAAGACCCTGCAGCAGGCCAAGAGACATACCTACCGTTTCTGGGACACACAGCCTGTCCCCAGACTGG ATGGCAATATTACAACTCATGGTCCAATAGCAGAGGGTGAAGTCAGTGTCCGTAAGGAGCCCTACTCTCTACCTCAAGGTTTCTCCTGGGATACTCTGGACCTGAGCAGCCCTGCGGTG CTGACAGAGCTATGCACTCTACTAAATGAGAACTACATGGAGGAAGACGACAACACCATCAGATTTAACTTCTCTCCGGAGTATCTGCAATG GGCTTTACAACCTCCTAACTGGCTGGCCCAGTGGCACTGTGGTGTGCGAGTAGACACCAATAAGAAGTTAGTTGGCTTCATTGCTGCTGTTCCTGCAGATGTCCGTGTATATGAGAC GCAGACGCGGATGGTACAGGTCAAATTCCTGTGTGTTCATAAGAAGCTGCGCCTCAAGCGGATGACTCCGGTTCTGATCCGTGAGCTCACCAGACGGGTCAACCAGCAGGGTTTCCACCAGGCTGTCTACACAGCTGGCATAGTGCTGCCCACTCCTCTAAGCTCCTGCAG ataCTGGCACCGCCTTCTGAATCCCCAAAAGCTGATGGATGTCAACTACCCGGGTCTGAGACAGAACATGAACCTGCAGAGAGCTCGCAAATTCAACCGCCTGCCTGAG GTGACAAAGACGAAAGGTTTGCGCCCTATGACCAAAAAAGATGTCGCAGGGATACACTCACTACTccagacaaacagcagcaagTTTCATCTCAGCCCCGTCTTGTCTCTTCAGGAAGTAGAGCACTGGCTGTTGCCACGGGAGAATGTGATCGACACTTATGTGGTGGAG GGTGATGATGGTACACTGACAGATGTGGTGAGCTTCTATGGCGTCTCCTCCAAGGTGCTGAATCACGCAGTCCACACTGGCCTGAGAGCGGCTCAACTCCTATGCATTGCCTCTACTGCCACAGACCTGGCTGACCTCATGGAGGACATCCTGGTCCTTGCTAAATCT AAACGTTTTGACATCTTCTCTGCGCTTGATGTAATGGATAACAAGGATTTCTTGGAGAAGCTAAAGTTCAGCATCGGTGACGAGTGCCTCCATTACTACCTGTACAACTGGATGTGTCCTAATATGAGCCCAGACAAG GTGGGCTTAGTGTTTCCCAACTAA